A genomic segment from bacterium encodes:
- a CDS encoding prenyltransferase/squalene oxidase repeat-containing protein, whose product MKKIRRLVLTTIPMILLKGSIAFAGQGELAIQKGVEWLVLNQNPSGSWGTETEYPNLCLRDTSLVADTLCYFGTTNTKAIQWISSQETPSSRAIARKIKILADYGSDTAELIGTLTSSQNEDGGFGVDRG is encoded by the coding sequence ATGAAAAAGATTAGAAGATTAGTTTTAACAACAATCCCGATGATTCTTCTTAAAGGCTCAATTGCCTTTGCAGGTCAAGGGGAATTGGCTATTCAAAAGGGGGTTGAATGGTTGGTTTTAAACCAAAACCCAAGTGGCTCTTGGGGGACAGAGACAGAGTATCCTAATCTTTGTTTAAGGGATACATCTTTGGTAGCAGATACTTTATGTTATTTTGGCACAACCAACACAAAAGCCATCCAATGGATTTCTTCTCAAGAAACCCCAAGCTCTCGTGCTATTGCTAGGAAGATTAAGATTTTGGCTGACTATGGCTCAGATACAGCAGAACTGATTGGCACACTGACTTCATCTCAAAATGAAGATGGTGGGTTTGGAGTAGATCGGGGATA